The proteins below come from a single Eleutherodactylus coqui strain aEleCoq1 unplaced genomic scaffold, aEleCoq1.hap1 HAP1_SCAFFOLD_580, whole genome shotgun sequence genomic window:
- the LOC136604840 gene encoding FAST kinase domain-containing protein 5, mitochondrial-like, translated as MATALCRGWQRGVFRAATFSSLTRWTNTKTPRTFSTTNDVLDSYLKKEDGGAEELQDANKPSVCSRTNDIKKGRPERDCNQQYSKQDKKETIRPRVKKLIKRLPEQSKRFSEVYKKPSGMYDDVESYDTKMDPRIFQQSRPEYKSLCYNFQTTMEISLEEGKTLLQKVACNDDLAPAEIPNFLEKLSCLPEDHINRLTSSEEFTRLCSSNIKSLHVYTHEDLIRVLAAFVRLNVPKEHPILKAYERELSRRVRFLSTNELLLVADMFRCLSFRTDRFVDTMYIYMDLCCMDLSLSQAVQLIYLIGEKRYAPEDLMRKLEAVVLRDVQTITLDEIGTVCLGFFKSGHGLSPHLMRTFGDMIMENSDNISNFSLVSVLKMFRFTRVNHIDFFRQIGQEAHKRIPNMGIQGIMHVTLCFSSFRILNENLMNAVASIIPDRVSYCRSKDIAKLLWSFGRLNYDPPNADIFYSALITEISKNLEEFLDFPEHFLTCLMGLAFCQRFPLDLIEVALSEEFIRSSLKRTMFELKKDLFTIAGSVEIECPEYTGENISPELRQEVTEMLVSFSKQDIHIREEELNAVSTLEILLGGPEFVKYHMILPHTRSKDVEVHLDINNKPIALNSNIAQAKQSKEGLVAVQVTDDLIGQLLNKSLNQTPEDAHNGLKASPKPKSSAKITEGLLTQLTNKKPATEITKLALQVTNPTYYSGQNRLLGLPNLKRRQLQKLGYVVVEVPYWEWYPLLNSSPSQKLSYLHDKVFGTLKCVR; from the coding sequence ATGGCTACTGCACTATGTCGAGGATGGCAAAGAGGCGTTTTCCGTGCAGCTACATTTTCATCCCTTACTAGATGGACAAACACTAAAACTCCACGTACGTTTAGTACAACTAACGATGTGCTTGATTCTTATTTGAAGAAAGAAGATGGCGGTGCCGAAGAACTTCAAGATGCCAACAAACCTTCAGTATGTTCCAGAACCAACGACATCAAGAAGGGACGACCAGAACGTGACTGCAACCAGCAGTATTCCAAGCAGGACAAAAAGGAAACCATTCGGCCAAGAGTTAAAAAACTAATTAAACGTCTTCCAGAGCAATCAAAGAGGTTTTCAGAGGTTTATAAGAAACCCTCAGGCATGTACGATGATGTAGAATCCTACGATACCAAGATGGATCCAAGAATCTTCCAACAAAGTAGACCAGAGTACAAATCTCTATGCTACAACTTCCAAACTACTATGGAGATTTCCTTGGAGGAAGGCAAGACCCTTTTACAGAAAGTGGCTTGTAATGATGATCTAGCGCCCGCAGAAATTCCTAACTTTTTGGAGAAACTAAGTTGTCTACCCGAAGACCACATCAACAGACTAACATCAAGTGAAGAGTTTACAAGATTATGTAGCAGCAACATTAAATCCCTTCATGTTTACACCCATGAAGACTTAATTCGTGTCCTTGCTGCCTTTGTTCGACTCAACGTTCCCAAAGAGCACCCCATACTAAAAGCTTATGAACGAGAGTTGAGTCGTCGGGTGCGTTTCCTTTCTACCAATGAATTACTGCTGGTGGCAGATATGTTTAGGTGCCTGTCTTTTCGTACCGACAGATTTGTGGACACAATGTACATTTACATGGACTTGTGTTGTATGGATCTCAGTTTATCTCAGGCCGTCCAATTAATATACCTTATTGGTGAAAAAAGATATGCCCCTGAAGATTTGATGAGGAAACTTGAGGCAGTGGTATTGAGAGATGTCCAGACCATCACCCTCGATGAAATTGGTACAGTTTGTTTAGGCTTTTTCAAAAGTGGTCATGGATTATCACCGCACCTAATGAGAACATTTGGCGATATGATCATGGAAAACTCCGACAACATAAGCAACTTCTCTTTAGTGAGCGTTCTTAAAATGTTCCGGTTCACACGTGTTAACCATATAGACTTTTTTAGGCAGATTGGGCAGGAGGCCCATAAACGAATACCTAATATGGGCATTCAGGGGATCATGCATGTTACCCTTTGCTTCTCTTCCTTCCGTATTCTGAACGAAAACCTCATGAATGCGGTAGCATCGATTATTCCAGATCGAGTATCTTACTGTAGGAGCAAAGACATTGCCAAATTGCTATGGTCCTTTGGTAGGCTGAACTACGATCCACCGAATGCTGACATTTTTTACTCTGCCTTAATTACGGAAATTTCCAAAAATCTTGAGGAATTTCTGGACTTTCCTGAACATTTCCTGACTTGTCTAATGGGCCTTGCTTTCTGTCAGAGATTCCCACTAGATCTGATTGAGGTGGCTTTAAGTGAAGAATTTATCAGAAGTTCTTTAAAGAGAACCATGTTCGAACTTAAGAAGGACCTGTTCACTATAGCTGGTAGTGTAGAGATCGAATGCCCTGAGTACACCGGAGAAAACATATCACCCGAACTCCGCCAAGAAGTAACAGAAATGCTTGTGAGTTTTTCAAAACAGGACATTCATATAAGGGAGGAGGAACTCAACGCTGTCTCAACATTAGAAATCTTGTTGGGAGGACCAGAGTTTGTAAAGTACCACATGATTTTGCCTCATACTAGATCGAAAGATGTGGAAGTCCACTTGGATATTAACAATAAGCCTATCGCGCTAAATTCAAATATTGCTCAAGCCAAACAATCTAAGGAGGGACTCGTTGCCGTTCAAGTTACCGATGATCTCATCGGTCAATTACTCAATAAATCCCTAAACCAAACTCCTGAGGATGCTCACAATGGTCTGAAGGCCAGCCCCAAACCGAAGAGTTCTGCCAAAATCACCGAAGGCCTGTTGACCCAGCTGACCAATAAGAAACCTGCAACTGAGATTACTAAACTGGCTCTTCAGGTTACTAACCCTACTTACTATTCTGGACAGAATCGACTCTTGGGTCTTCCAAACCTAAAAAGAAGGCAACTGCAGAAGTTGGGTTATGTAGTGGTGGAGGTGCCGTACTGGGAGTGGTATCCATTATTAAACTCTTCACCATCGCAAAAACTTTCATATTTGCATGACAAAGTGTTTGGGACTCTGAAATGCGTGAGATGA